The window GCGTGCCTGATGCGGGCCCCGGCGCCCTGCCGTAGACTCGATGTCAGGACGAGGAGGTGGGTGCAATGGCCAAGGTGACGAGGCGTGGAACGATCGTGGGGGACCCACCGATTGCGCAGTTTCTGTTCAGCGATACCCGTATGGCGTGGTTCTGGCTGCTGGTGCGGCTCTATGCGGGCTATGAGTGGTTGATCGCCGGCACGGAGAAGCTGAGCAATCCGGTGTGGACGGGGTCGAAGGCGGGGCTCGCGATCACCGGCTTCGCGAAGGGCGCGCTGGCGAAGACGGCGGGCGAGCATCCCAACGTCGCGCACTGGTACGCGGTATTTCTCCAGGGAATCGTCCTGCCCCACGCGGTTGTGTGGAGTTGGGCGATTACGCTCGGCGAGATCGCCGTCGGTATCGGACTGATTCTCGGCTTGTTCACCGGCATCGCCGCGTTCTTCGGCGGTCTCATGAACGCCAACTATCTGCTGGCGGGGACGGTCAGCACCAACCCGATCCTGTTCATCCTCGCCACCTGGCTGGTGCTGGCGTGGAAGACCGCGGGGTATCTCGGGCTGGATTATTACGTCCTGCCGCTGCTGGGGACGCCGGGACGGCCCGGCCGGCTCTTCGGCGCGCCGCCGAAGAAGATCCACCCGCTGCCGGCCTGACGGGACGCGGCCGCGCTTCGACCGACGGCGGCATCCAGGCCCGCCCGGCACGCCGGGCGGGCCTGGCGCGTTCACCAGCAACTTCCCGGTTGCTCCTGGTCGTGGCGCTGATCATCTTGGTGTACAATCTCGTCACGGGCGCAGCGTCGGCCTGAGCCGGACGCGGCCGCCGGCCGCCGCCGCGAAAGGATTGATATTCGGGAGGCGCGAAATCGCTGGCGCTCTGAGACGCAGCTGACATTTCGCACCCGGGGAGAGGGGAAACAATGACCGGTCCGCGGCACTGGCGCCGTCCCTTTGCGGCGCTTTTATCTTGGAGTCTCATCATCGCGCTGTGCGCCGTTCCGATCGCGTCGGCGGCGCCGGCGGCGTCCACGCCGTCCATTCAGGAGCTCTACCGCCGGGCGTCGCCGGCCGTGGTCTTCATCACCCAGGTCGACGCGGCGGGCAAGACGACGTCGCTCGCCAGCGGGTTCGTCGTCTCGCCGAACGGCGTCATCGTCACAAACCATCACGTCATCGATCCGGACCAGGGCGCCGTTCACATCCGGGTGAAGGTGCCCCGCGGCGACGTGTACACCGACGTCCGCGTGATCTACGCCGAATCGCGGCGCGACTTCGCGGTGATCACGATCAAGGCCGCGGGCCTTCCGGCGCTCCCGGTCGCCGATTCGGACAAGGTCGAGGTCGGCGATCGGGTGATCGCCATCGGCAACCCCAAGGGACTGGAGCTCACGCTCACCGAGGGGATCGTCGAAAGCGTCCGCCTGGATCCGCAAAACGGGTACCGCTTCATCCAGCATCAGGCGCCGATCTCGCCGGGGTCCAGCGGCGGGCCGCTGCTCAATATGAAGGGTGAAGTGATCGGCATCAACGCGTTCGGGTTCAAAGACGCGCAAAACCTCAACGGGGCGATCCCGATCAACTACGTCAAGCCGTACTTCACCGACTCGGCGAAGGTGACGTGGGAGGAATGGGCGCACGTGGCCGCGGGCGGCACGACGCCTCCCCGCCCGGTGGCGCCCGCCGCGCCGGTCCCGGCCGCGCCGACCCCGGTCGCACCGAGCCAGCCGGCGCCGGCGGCTCCGCGCCCGCCGGCATCAGGCGCCGCCTGGACCCCGCGGTCTTTCTTCGAGCACGTCGCCGACTTCCGCACGAGTGCCGACTCCTTCAAACGCGGTTTCGCCGCCGGCATATACGACGCG of the bacterium genome contains:
- a CDS encoding trypsin-like peptidase domain-containing protein — its product is MTGPRHWRRPFAALLSWSLIIALCAVPIASAAPAASTPSIQELYRRASPAVVFITQVDAAGKTTSLASGFVVSPNGVIVTNHHVIDPDQGAVHIRVKVPRGDVYTDVRVIYAESRRDFAVITIKAAGLPALPVADSDKVEVGDRVIAIGNPKGLELTLTEGIVESVRLDPQNGYRFIQHQAPISPGSSGGPLLNMKGEVIGINAFGFKDAQNLNGAIPINYVKPYFTDSAKVTWEEWAHVAAGGTTPPRPVAPAAPVPAAPTPVAPSQPAPAAPRPPASGAAWTPRSFFEHVADFRTSADSFKRGFAAGIYDAVSMFAAAAQGQGLSSPASVGLFQCLDGKGDRLGQLSTWLADATQSASDTTAVVSVVVRACQRAFTPGSFFAHVSDFKRNGDDYRLGFAAGVYDAVSLFATAAQDAGIDAQRTIGLFKCLDTKGDVLADLTTWVSGAARGGADRDSTVGTIVKACEQ
- a CDS encoding DoxX family protein; protein product: MAKVTRRGTIVGDPPIAQFLFSDTRMAWFWLLVRLYAGYEWLIAGTEKLSNPVWTGSKAGLAITGFAKGALAKTAGEHPNVAHWYAVFLQGIVLPHAVVWSWAITLGEIAVGIGLILGLFTGIAAFFGGLMNANYLLAGTVSTNPILFILATWLVLAWKTAGYLGLDYYVLPLLGTPGRPGRLFGAPPKKIHPLPA